From the Candidatus Aegiribacteria sp. genome, one window contains:
- a CDS encoding acyl-CoA carboxylase subunit beta yields the protein MSSLEKADKLRALREKAFAGGGEEKIEKQHEKGKLTARERIDILLDEDSFEEFDMLVTHRSTSFGLEKKKIPGDGVVTGYGTIDGRQVYVFSHDFTVLGGSLSETFAEKILKIMDMAAMNGAPLIGLNDSGGARIQEGIESLAGYGKIFLKNVLYSGVIPQISAILGPCAGGAVYSPAITDFTIMVENTSYMFVTGPTVVKAVTGEVVTKDQLGGPGIHSKRSGVCSIVCEEEREALLLIRKLISYIPQNNMEDPISMPCADPPDRMEMWLDEFVPDNPNKPYEMRTIIEAVTDNGEFLEIQRAYAPNIVIGFARMNGRSVGIVANQPSYLAGVLDNNASIKAARFVRFCDAFNIPVVTIVDVPGFMPGTVQEYGGIIRNGAKLLFAYAEATVPKITVITRKAYGGAYDVMSSKHIRADINYAWPTAEIAVMGPDGAVEIIFRREIQEAKDPVARKKELVDQYRDKFANPYDAASRGYLDDVIMPSNTRFRIIKALEMLAGKRQTLPPKKHGNIPL from the coding sequence AAGCGTTTGCGGGCGGTGGCGAAGAGAAGATAGAAAAACAGCATGAGAAGGGCAAACTGACCGCAAGGGAAAGAATAGATATTCTCCTTGACGAAGACAGCTTCGAAGAATTCGACATGCTTGTCACACACAGGTCAACAAGTTTCGGCCTGGAAAAGAAGAAGATCCCCGGTGACGGCGTGGTTACCGGTTACGGAACCATAGACGGCAGGCAAGTGTACGTTTTCTCCCACGATTTCACGGTCCTGGGCGGCAGTCTTTCCGAAACCTTTGCTGAAAAGATTCTTAAAATAATGGATATGGCCGCCATGAACGGAGCCCCCCTGATAGGGCTAAACGATTCCGGCGGCGCGAGGATACAGGAGGGCATTGAAAGTCTTGCCGGTTACGGAAAGATATTCCTTAAGAACGTACTTTATTCAGGGGTTATTCCCCAGATATCAGCTATACTGGGCCCCTGCGCCGGAGGAGCCGTCTACAGCCCGGCAATAACCGATTTCACTATAATGGTTGAAAATACAAGCTACATGTTCGTTACGGGTCCTACAGTTGTGAAGGCTGTTACCGGGGAAGTTGTTACGAAGGATCAGCTCGGAGGACCGGGTATCCACAGCAAACGGAGTGGAGTATGCAGCATTGTGTGTGAAGAAGAGCGGGAAGCTCTTCTTCTTATCAGAAAACTCATCAGTTACATTCCGCAGAACAACATGGAAGATCCCATCAGTATGCCATGCGCAGATCCTCCTGACAGGATGGAAATGTGGCTGGACGAATTCGTGCCGGACAACCCCAACAAACCCTACGAAATGCGTACGATCATAGAAGCTGTTACGGACAACGGCGAATTCCTTGAAATCCAGCGGGCCTACGCTCCCAACATCGTCATCGGTTTCGCAAGGATGAACGGCCGTTCGGTGGGAATCGTGGCGAACCAGCCTTCCTATCTTGCAGGGGTGCTGGACAACAACGCATCGATTAAAGCAGCCCGTTTTGTACGCTTCTGCGACGCGTTCAACATTCCCGTGGTAACCATTGTGGATGTGCCCGGTTTCATGCCCGGAACTGTACAGGAATACGGCGGGATAATCAGGAACGGCGCCAAGCTTCTGTTCGCCTATGCCGAGGCGACCGTACCAAAGATCACGGTAATTACCAGGAAGGCTTACGGCGGCGCCTACGATGTGATGAGTTCCAAGCATATCAGGGCGGATATCAATTACGCCTGGCCCACCGCGGAAATAGCCGTTATGGGACCCGACGGGGCGGTAGAGATCATATTCCGCCGTGAGATTCAGGAGGCAAAAGATCCCGTTGCCAGAAAGAAGGAACTGGTGGACCAGTACCGCGACAAATTCGCCAACCCTTACGATGCGGCTTCAAGAGGTTATCTGGATGATGTGATTATGCCATCCAATACAAGGTTCCGGATTATCAAGGCCCTTGAGATGCTTGCCGGAAAAAGACAGACACTGCCTCCCAAGAAACATGGAAACATCCCGTTATGA